The DNA sequence GCCGATGCCGGTAAACGCGCCTTGGATCGCCATGTAGTGCGATGTTCCAAGCAGTTCGACCGCACCGCCTAAACCGGCGAACGCACCGCTAATCATCATCGAGGTGACGATTTTGCGCGACACGTTAATGCCCGCGTACTCCGACGCGTCGCGGTTGAAACCGACAGCGCGCAGTTCAAACCCAAGCGTCGTTTTCCACAAAATGTAGTAGAACAAGCCGATACAAAGAAGCGCAATGAGAACACCTAAATGGATGCGCGCCCCTTCAAACAGATCCGATAAAAATCCGACTTGCAACGAGGCAGAGTCTGCGATCATCGGAGTCGTGTCGGCCCCGACCGTTAAAAACTTGCGAATGACAACGTTGGCAGTGTACAAACCGACGAAGTTCAACATGATCGTCGTGATCACTTCGTGCACGCCGAGTTTCGCTTTGAGTAAACCGGGAATGAACGCCCACAACGCGCCGCACACGACGCCTGCGACGAGGGCGACGAGGGCGTGCAACACGGGTGGCAAGTCGAGTTTCAGCCCGATGACGACGGCGACTAACTGGCCGATCATGAATTGCCCTTCCACCCCGATGTTGAACAAACCGGTACGAAAGGCGAAAGCGACAGCTAAACCGG is a window from the Numidum massiliense genome containing:
- a CDS encoding ABC transporter permease, which encodes MEQQLGEEKQTNKWVVPAVSIFLGLLVGAVAMLVVGFNPISAYGALFSGVVSTPFDIGETIRTITPLIFTGLAVAFAFRTGLFNIGVEGQFMIGQLVAVVIGLKLDLPPVLHALVALVAGVVCGALWAFIPGLLKAKLGVHEVITTIMLNFVGLYTANVVIRKFLTVGADTTPMIADSASLQVGFLSDLFEGARIHLGVLIALLCIGLFYYILWKTTLGFELRAVGFNRDASEYAGINVSRKIVTSMMISGAFAGLGGAVELLGTSHYMAIQGAFTGIGFDGIAVALLGASAPIGILLSAVLFGFLTYGGQNMQFDQQIPFEVVRIVIASIILFVASSAFVGWAKSKLTRKRKEAA